A segment of the Candidatus Eisenbacteria bacterium genome:
GCTTCCCGGGGCGTGCTGGTGGGTCACGTCATCGCTTCAGCATCGCGGTCCAGTCGAGAATCAGCTCGATGTCCCTGGCCGTCCCCTGCGCCCCAACACTGACGAGAAACCGCTCCCCGCCACTCAACACCGCACTGCTCGTCACCTCGGGCCTCGTGGCAAACAGCGTCCGCGGCACGCCGGGACGGATCGTCTCCCCCGTCTCCATCGGTACTGCGACGACGGCATCACGCTGCCAGTAAAGCAGCTCCCGCCCGTCACTCGCCCACGTGGCGCGTCTCCCTCCGTCGGGGGACACCCTCACCTTGCGCCCCGGCTCGGGGAACGACTGGACGTAGATCTCGGACTGGCCGGTCTCGGTGGATTCATACGCAAGCCAGCGCCCGTCGGGCGACACCCGCCCACCGAACTCCCACGCCGCGCCGCGCAGGTACGGCACCGGCTTGCCGTCTTTTCCCAACGAAAGCACCCACAGGTCCCAGCCGGTTTGGGGATTCAAGACGCCGAAGACGATGGAGCGGCCGTCGCGCGACCAGTCGTAGACCACCTTGAACAGGTCGTCGGTGCTGGCCATGGGCTCGGCCTGACCGTCGAGCCCGGCCACGTGGATCTCCTCGCGCCCGGCGTGCGCCGTCACGAACGCGATCCGCTCGCCGTCGGGGGACCACACGGTGGATGGCTGGCCAACCGACGTGGAGGCAAAGCGCATCGGCACCGAGCGGGCTAGATCCACGATCCAGATGTCCCTGCCATTCAGGAGCGTGGCCCGCTGCCCGTCGGGCGAGACTTTCGAGACGGTCCACGGAGCCGGCGGCAGGTCGATCCTGGACACGGGCGCGTTGGAGCGATCGCGGATCTCCAGGCGTGTGTCAGGTGGAATGCTCCGGAGTCTGGCCAGGCGGCCGTTCCGCGACGCCGACACGACGGGTTCGGCGTCCAGGTCGGTTCGCAACGGCGCGAGGGCGACCGCCACCGGCTCCCCCTTCAGCTCGAGCCGTCCGGGGTCGAAGCGCTGGGCCACCACGCGCCCGTCTCTTTCGAACAGAAGGTAGCCGGGCTCCGCGTACACCGCCGACGAGCGGGCGGTCAGGATGCGCTTGGCGGAGCGGGTGCGCACGGATCCCACATAGATGTCCCAGCCGTTGGGTCCGCCGGGGAGGGCGGCGTATAGGAAGTGATCGCCGTCGGGCAGGAAGTACGGGAACCGGTGCCCCGTCTCCTGCCGCGTGGTGTCGAGGCGCGTCACCGCGACGGGCTCTCCGCCTCCGGAGGCGACCCGCATGAGTGGTCCATCGTGAGCGGGCGCGAACACGATGGTGCCGTCGCGGCTCCAGCTCCCGCCTCGACCGTCTTTTGCCTCGCAGATCGTGATGGGACTCCCGCCTGCGACGGGAATCTTCATCAGCTTCCCTTCGCGCTGATCGAAGTAGGCGACGTTGCGCGAGTCGGGTGACCAGAACGGCCACTGCGCATAGTCCACGCCGGAAGCGCGAATCGCCGCATCGGACCCGAGCGGACGGATCCAGAGCACCGGGCTGCTGCGGTCACCGGCGATGAAGGCGACGGCGCGACCGTCCGGGGAGATGACGACGTCGCAGGCATACTCCGCGAGATTCACACCCGC
Coding sequences within it:
- a CDS encoding protein kinase, translating into MPLAAGARLGPYEISAPLGHGGMGEVYRARDTRLGREVAVKILPAELTGSAEVRARFEREARTISQLNHPHICVLHDVGRDGDTDYLVMELVDGETLAQRLERGALSIDEVLRIGAQIADALDRAHRAGVVHRDLKPGNIMLTRSGAKLMDFGLARATGMAPGGSGAAFSQSPTIAQPLTAEGTIVGTFQYMAPEQLEGKESDARSDLWALGCVLYEMLTRRRAFEGKSQASLISSIMKDEPRPITELVAVTPPALDQVVRACMAKDPEERLQTAHDVRLQLQWIAEAGSRAGVPAAVSAKRKSRERLAWGLAAISLFAVMALVAWGLLSRAPRPDPVRADIQAPAGVNLAEYACDVVISPDGRAVAFIAGDRSSPVLWIRPLGSDAAIRASGVDYAQWPFWSPDSRNVAYFDQREGKLMKIPVAGGSPITICEAKDGRGGSWSRDGTIVFAPAHDGPLMRVASGGGEPVAVTRLDTTRQETGHRFPYFLPDGDHFLYAALPGGPNGWDIYVGSVRTRSAKRILTARSSAVYAEPGYLLFERDGRVVAQRFDPGRLELKGEPVAVALAPLRTDLDAEPVVSASRNGRLARLRSIPPDTRLEIRDRSNAPVSRIDLPPAPWTVSKVSPDGQRATLLNGRDIWIVDLARSVPMRFASTSVGQPSTVWSPDGERIAFVTAHAGREEIHVAGLDGQAEPMASTDDLFKVVYDWSRDGRSIVFGVLNPQTGWDLWVLSLGKDGKPVPYLRGAAWEFGGRVSPDGRWLAYESTETGQSEIYVQSFPEPGRKVRVSPDGGRRATWASDGRELLYWQRDAVVAVPMETGETIRPGVPRTLFATRPEVTSSAVLSGGERFLVSVGAQGTARDIELILDWTAMLKR